Part of the Halodesulfovibrio aestuarii DSM 17919 = ATCC 29578 genome, CCTTCACGCAGTGCCGTCAGCACCTGCTCACTGTTTTCACGAATAATACTAAGTAAAATTTCCGGGTTATCACGCAGGATGGATTCTACTTGAGCTTTTAATTCAGGAGTACCAGCAGCAGAAACACTCTGCGGAACCAAAAGCAGCAGTGAAAATACTGCCATAAAAATTCTTTGAACCATATGTCCTCCGGACCGGTCTTTCAGAAAGTTAATATGCATAAAAAAGAATCGTCGTGACAGGCGAATCAGAGTGCGTTGAGAACTCAGGTTAACGCTCAACATTTTCTGTACTGTTTGCACCAAGCCGTTGCAAGTACGCAAGCCCTTTCTTTTCAAATTGATATCAATTTCAGAGCATACGGAGACTTTCCTTGTTACAAATCTCATCCTGCTCCTTTCATTTTTACTTATCAAACAGCAATATTTCAATGTGACGACAACAGTTCAAAAAAACAGAGGAAGGAGAATATCTTCCTAACTGCAAGTAATATCAAATTGCAGTGGACTTGCAAGTCAGTTATAGAGCGTAAATACCAAGTAAAAAACGATACCAACTATGGTTTCGTATACCGCTATACGACTGTAAGGAGACAGGGACATGCGTAGAACCCCCATTGTTGATGCATTGCAGGCAGAAGAGGCTTCCAAAGAAGTAAAAATTTGCGGATGGGTACGTACCCGTCGTGATGCAAAAGGTTTTTCTTTTCTTGAGCTGAATGACGGCTCCTGCCTTAAAAACCTGCAGGCTATTGTCGACGAATCCATACCGACCTACGAGATTATTAAAGATGTAACCACCGGCGCAGCTGTTGAAGTGCTTGGTGAACTTGTACCATCTCCGGGTAAAGGACAGAAATGGGAAGTTCGCGTTACAGAACTCAAATTGCTCGGTACTGCAGATGCAGACGAATTTCCTTTACAGAAAAAACGCCATTCTGATGAATTTCTTCGCCAGATTGCGCACCTCCGCCCACGTACCAACAAATTCGGTGCCGCATTCCGAATCCGCTCCGAAGCAGCATTCGCAATACATAAATTTTACCGGGACAAAGGGTTCTTTAACGTACATACCCCTATCCTCACCGGTTCTGACTGCGAAGGTGCAGGTGAAATGTTCAGGGTTTCCACATTACCTGCAACCGGCGTAGAAGTTCCTAAAGAAGGCTCTGTTTTCGAAAACGACTTCTTTGGTCGTGAAGCAAACCTCACTGTATCTGGACAGCTTGAAGCAGAACTACTCGCAATGGGACTTGGCAAGGTCTACACCTTCGGCCCAACGTTTCGTGCTGAAAACTCCAACACCCCGCGCCACGCTGCCGAATTCTGGATGATCGAACCGGAAGTTGCCTTCGCAGATAACGAAGACAATATGGATCTCGCAGAAGAAATGACAAAGTATGTGGTAAAGCATATTCTGGATAACTGCGCTGACGACATCGAACTCTTCGCTAAGTTTGTCGACAAAGAGCTCATGGGTCGTCTTGAAAACATCATCAACGAACCGTTCGCACGCGTAAGCTATACCGAAGCAGTTGAACTGCTTTTAGCTGCTAAGAAAAAATGGGAGTTCCCTGTTGAATGGGGCATTGATCTTCAGACAGAACACGAACGTTATCTTGCAGAAGAACACTTCAAAAAACCTGTAATAGTGTACGATTACCCTAAAGATATTAAAGCATTTTACATGCGCATGAACGACGACGGTAAAACTGTTGCAGCAATGGACGTTCTGGTACCACGTATCGGCGAACTCATTGGCGGTTCACAGCGTGAAGAGCGTATGGACGTACTTCTGGAGCGCATTAACGAAATGGGCCAGAATCCTGAAGACTACTGGTGGTACACCGACCTCCGTCGCTTCGGCTCCGTGCCGCACGCCGGCTTCGGTATGGGCTTCGAACGTCTGCTCATGCTCGTGACCGGTATCACCAACATCCGTGACGTGATTCCGTTCCCACGTACACCGCAACATATCGAGTTCTAAACGTTGCTTCGAGATACGTACGTCTCAACAGACGGACTTCGTCTAGTCTAGGATGCTTGCTTCCTGCGGCCCGCATAACGTTCTAAAGCGAAATGTTATCAGAAATATCTAAAGGCTTTTTATTACGAGTTCACCGTGTTGTTTGCGTAACCTCGCGGCTTGCGTTCCACGACCTATCATAAAATAAAAAAGGGCTGTCCTTTGTACGAAGGACAGCCCTTTTGCTCTTTAATTCTGTGGTATTTGGTTAGAACCTATAGCCGACAGTAAAACCGATGAGATGTGCGTTACCGTCTTTAAATTCCACATCCTGAGTGTACATTGTTGTATTTGCTCTAGCTACGTCAACAGAGGCAGAGCGGTCTACAATCATCAAGTAAGAGTAGCTTGCGTCGACAGACCAGTTTTCGTCATGCCAACCCACGCCAAAACCAAAAATGTGACGATCATTAGCAGGCACCATGTAGCTCAGACTGTTACTGTTAAGCGGAGATTCGTCATACACATAGCTGGCACGTAAGTCCCAGTTTTCAGTAAGATTGTATTCCGCACCAATATTGTAACGCCAAGAATCTTTATAGTCGCTCTGCTTTACAAACGGACCGCCATCGAATTCTACTTTAAGTTCGTCGTAGCTGCTCCACCCAATCCATGTAGCGCCAATTTCCACACTCAAGTCTTCCATTGGCTTCACATTAATACCAAAACCAATCTGCTCCGGCAGAGTAATTTTTCCGGACGCACTGGTATCCTTGAGGGTCATGCTGCCAGCTTTCATCTTGACTCCGCCTTTAACATCCTGAGCTACCTCAGAACGATAGCTGGCGCCTAAAGACAGCCAATCCGTACACTGATAACGCATTCCAAGAGCAAGACCTACGCCCCAACTGTCGCCGTACATCTTCGCATCACCGAATTGTGCACCGAGAGCAGTTTTCTTTTTAAGCATAAAGTCAAACCACATGATCTCCGGTCCGACAGCAACAGTAAAATTATCGGTTACATTATAGGCAATAAGCGGATTAATGGAGACTGTCTTAATTTCCACCTTGTACACATCGGGTGCACCCGGCCAATCACTGTCAAACTCAGTGCCAAGACCAAAGCGTGAAAACACCCCCACGCCTAAGGAAATTTGATCGTTTACCATATGAGTTGCATACAGATGCGGCATAGTCCAAAGGCTACTTTTACCATCATAGGAGCCCGCATCTTGTGCAGGAGAATCAATTTCTACGGTAGCACTCGGGTAAATTCCTGTTACACCAGCAGCAAGTTGGGTTCCTTTAAGCTGACCCAACTGTGCAGGGTTAACAGCAATAGAAGAAGGATCTGCTTTACCAGCCATTACAGAGTTGCCAAGCGCGTTCCCGCGGGCACTGAATTCATAAATACCAAACCCTGCAGCTTGAGCAGAAATGGCAGTTATTAGCATAAAACAAAAAGCAATAAGTTGGATTACACGACGAGTCACATTCTCTCCTAATGTGCTTTGAGGATAAAGCAACCGTTCCCCTTAGTTGCTTCAATAATCATGTTGTCCCTCGTTCAATTCAGTCGTTTTTATAAAATTGAAGTAGCACTCACCTAATAGCTACCCATTAAATTTGCAAGAAAAATCAGATAATTAGAAGCATGCAAACACTACAAATGACAATCGCAAACACTTTTGAGAGTGTCACTCACATCTACATAAAAGAGAGCGTCTCTATATTTTTTTAAATCGTTACAATTATATTGGGCATACTATTCTCACGAGACCTGAATGAACAGTGTTTAGCTATTCTAGTAAGATAGAAAAAACGTTTGAGAAAAGCTTGCTTCTCAGCCGAGATTTTGATTGTGTGCAAGACACTGGTGTCGAATACTTAAAATTGTTTTCTCCCAAATGTAAAAAATTGTTTAAACCGCACTGTTGGGGTCGAGCGGCAGACAGTTCTACATTTGAGATGGAGATGAACTGTTATGAAATCCATTCGTGAATTGTACAGAATTGGTGTCGGGCCTTCTTCTAGCCATACCATGGGCCCAAAACGGGCAGCAGAACTTTTTTTACAACAGTACACGCATGCCTTCAGGTATGTTGTACACCTGTATGAAAGCCTTGCCGCCACAGGCAAAGGACACCTTACAGATCAGGCAGTGCTGGAAGTTCTCGGCAAGGAGTACACGACAATCAAATGGCATCCTGAAAAATGTTTGCCTCAACACCCGAACGCTATGGAATTTGAAGCGTTTGACAAACAGGGAGAGCTGTTAGGTTCTCGGACTTTCTTCAGCGTAGGCGGCGGAGAAATCCGCGAGCTTGGGCAGGAGGAAAAAGAAAGCGACGCTGTTTACCCGATCACGACAGTCAAAGAAATTATGGAGTACTGTTCGCAAAAAGGCATCACGTACTGGGAATATGTAGTGGAATGCGAAGGGGAAACTATTTTTGATTTTCTGGAGACTGTCTGGGAAACAATGGAAACAGCAGTAAAACGCGGGCTTGAAAACCAAGGTGTATTACCGGGTTCCATCGGGCTTAGCAGACAGGCATGGCGATTCTATAGAAGATGCCGCAGTGCCTCCGAAGAAATGCAGCAGACAGGGCTTATTAC contains:
- the asnS gene encoding asparagine--tRNA ligase — translated: MRRTPIVDALQAEEASKEVKICGWVRTRRDAKGFSFLELNDGSCLKNLQAIVDESIPTYEIIKDVTTGAAVEVLGELVPSPGKGQKWEVRVTELKLLGTADADEFPLQKKRHSDEFLRQIAHLRPRTNKFGAAFRIRSEAAFAIHKFYRDKGFFNVHTPILTGSDCEGAGEMFRVSTLPATGVEVPKEGSVFENDFFGREANLTVSGQLEAELLAMGLGKVYTFGPTFRAENSNTPRHAAEFWMIEPEVAFADNEDNMDLAEEMTKYVVKHILDNCADDIELFAKFVDKELMGRLENIINEPFARVSYTEAVELLLAAKKKWEFPVEWGIDLQTEHERYLAEEHFKKPVIVYDYPKDIKAFYMRMNDDGKTVAAMDVLVPRIGELIGGSQREERMDVLLERINEMGQNPEDYWWYTDLRRFGSVPHAGFGMGFERLLMLVTGITNIRDVIPFPRTPQHIEF
- a CDS encoding OmpP1/FadL family transporter; amino-acid sequence: MTRRVIQLIAFCFMLITAISAQAAGFGIYEFSARGNALGNSVMAGKADPSSIAVNPAQLGQLKGTQLAAGVTGIYPSATVEIDSPAQDAGSYDGKSSLWTMPHLYATHMVNDQISLGVGVFSRFGLGTEFDSDWPGAPDVYKVEIKTVSINPLIAYNVTDNFTVAVGPEIMWFDFMLKKKTALGAQFGDAKMYGDSWGVGLALGMRYQCTDWLSLGASYRSEVAQDVKGGVKMKAGSMTLKDTSASGKITLPEQIGFGINVKPMEDLSVEIGATWIGWSSYDELKVEFDGGPFVKQSDYKDSWRYNIGAEYNLTENWDLRASYVYDESPLNSNSLSYMVPANDRHIFGFGVGWHDENWSVDASYSYLMIVDRSASVDVARANTTMYTQDVEFKDGNAHLIGFTVGYRF
- a CDS encoding L-serine ammonia-lyase; its protein translation is MKSIRELYRIGVGPSSSHTMGPKRAAELFLQQYTHAFRYVVHLYESLAATGKGHLTDQAVLEVLGKEYTTIKWHPEKCLPQHPNAMEFEAFDKQGELLGSRTFFSVGGGEIRELGQEEKESDAVYPITTVKEIMEYCSQKGITYWEYVVECEGETIFDFLETVWETMETAVKRGLENQGVLPGSIGLSRQAWRFYRRCRSASEEMQQTGLITAYALAVSEENAGGGIIVTSPTCGASGVVPAVLYYLQKQQQLTRHDILRALATAGLFGNVIKFNGSISGAEVGCQGEVGSACAMTAGAAAELLGGTLRQIEYAAEMGLEHHLGLTCDPVDGLVQIPCIERNACAATRALSCAQMAILSDGTHHITFDEVVHVMKQTGHDLPSLYRETSTGGLAKAYAGRGVTK